TCTTACTCATCTCAATTGATTGCTGGCGGTTCGATGCACTCAGTCGGACGAACCCTCTTTTTAACACACCGAAGTTCGACCTACTGACTCAGGATTTCTCGCTTGCTGAAAAGTTTTTTGTGCCGGCACCGGCGACACGGCCATCTCATAGCTCCTATTTCACTGGACTTTACGCGTTTGAACACGGTCTCTATGGGCAGGCTTACCTTAAGATGTTCAAGGGTATTCCAAATCTATTTCAGATATTTAGTGATGCTGGTTATCACATCACAGGGCGTTCAGAACGTCCGGATGTGTTTCGATTCCTCGACTTCGAGCCGTTCATTACAGCAATCGACCCGACTGCATCGGCACAACATCTCGGCTCACTTGAAGACTTGATCCGACAGCTCAAGCAGCCTGGGGACGTACCGCAATTCTGTTTTCTGCATTTCTGGTATGCACACGCTGAATATGGCATGAGCGGAATTCCGGGTGCTCCAAGTTTCGGGTGGCTCGTCGATAACGATAGGATGGATGAGGCGTTGCGTATCTACTACGCCGCTGTGACGCATATACTCGAATTTAAGCTCGTTGAAATTTTGAAGCAACTTCATCTCTCAGAGTGGGCAATTTTTATCTTCGGAGATCATGGTGAAGGTATCTGCGATGAGATTATAAACCACGGTGCCACACTCCATCAAAACGTGCTACACGTGCCGTTGTTAGCACATATCCCTGACGTGGGGAGTCTGGAATTTCCGAATCCGCCGATTTCAGCGATTGATTTGTTCCGGACGATTACAAACCTTGCAGGTATTGATGTGGACTATCACGGCTATGGACAAGATCTGCTATCTCCATCTAAAATTGACGCGAACCGATTGGTACTGTCGGAGTTGGATAGTCTCTACGGCGTTAGGTTTCTTGACAAAAACAACTTGGAGATACCGCACCATCGCGTAACTTCCCGGGCAATGGTTGACAACAGAGAGATTGATAGGTATTCGGAAGGCGTTCGACTCTGGTCCCTAACGGATGGTGAGTATCTGTATCGTGAAGATGAACAGACAGGTAAGTTCGTGTATCGACATGTGCTGAGTGGTGAAGAATTTGCCTGTGAAGATCCAGATCGCTTCCGCGACGCTTATGACAACATCCTGATGAATTCTAATTACCAGCACTTGAAAACACAAGAATCTACAGCTGAAGAGACAGAAATTCTGGAAGGTAAGTTACGGGATCTCGGATATGTTGAGTAGGTTCAACATTTACGCCAGTTTGTTTTTAATATTCCCATTTTGATTCAATGTAAATGAAATATAAACACTACCTAAAGTGCTTTTTTATTTGACACAATCAGCGAATTACGTGATAGTGACATATCCTGTATCATGTTTTGACTTGCGCGCTGTCAGGCGCGCTTCTTCTAAGGAAAGGAGATTCTAACAATGAAA
The sequence above is a segment of the Candidatus Poribacteria bacterium genome. Coding sequences within it:
- a CDS encoding sulfatase-like hydrolase/transferase → LLISIDCWRFDALSRTNPLFNTPKFDLLTQDFSLAEKFFVPAPATRPSHSSYFTGLYAFEHGLYGQAYLKMFKGIPNLFQIFSDAGYHITGRSERPDVFRFLDFEPFITAIDPTASAQHLGSLEDLIRQLKQPGDVPQFCFLHFWYAHAEYGMSGIPGAPSFGWLVDNDRMDEALRIYYAAVTHILEFKLVEILKQLHLSEWAIFIFGDHGEGICDEIINHGATLHQNVLHVPLLAHIPDVGSLEFPNPPISAIDLFRTITNLAGIDVDYHGYGQDLLSPSKIDANRLVLSELDSLYGVRFLDKNNLEIPHHRVTSRAMVDNREIDRYSEGVRLWSLTDGEYLYREDEQTGKFVYRHVLSGEEFACEDPDRFRDAYDNILMNSNYQHLKTQESTAEETEILEGKLRDLGYVE